Proteins encoded by one window of Aphis gossypii isolate Hap1 chromosome X, ASM2018417v2, whole genome shotgun sequence:
- the LOC126551715 gene encoding uncharacterized protein LOC126551715, with product MASITVMLMIIPIVAITILTAQITNEIDLSTLTSITAPRELLFRCPSLIAAEYEVTVLNSVSALIAGCAYITYSSSILIQQSYLMWFGSKEERGQDCYNPNLEYYRFNCLTKDLVLYKDTIEGLMYLRLYQDDYNKTGTPDYKCALYETINGNRTSFRFAISPNTTCNGLIDVLYPPRDMLFSDSNPGALLLSFNRKNVDFAHDERYRRHALP from the exons ATGGCGTCAATTACTGTTATGCTGATGATCATACCAATCGTCGCAATTACCATTCTTACAGCACAAATAACAAACGAAATAGATTTGTCAACGTTAACaa GTATTACAGCCCCCCGAGAATTATTGTTTCGATGTCCGTCACTGATTGCCGCAGAATATGAAGTAACAGTATTAAATTCGGTTTCGGCGTTAATTGCTGGTTGTGCATACATAACATATTCATCGAGCATATTGATACAGCAATCATATCTGATGTGGTTTGGCAGTAAAGAAGAAAGGGGGCAAGATTGCTACAATCCGA ATTTGGAGTATTATCGTTTTAACTGTTTAACAAAAGATCTCGTCTTGTATAAAGACACAATCGAAGGACTGATGTACTTAAGACTGTACCAAGACGATTATAACAAAACTGGTACACCGGATTACAAATGTGca TTGTACGAGACAATCAATGGAAACCGCACTTCTTTCCGGTTTGCGATTAGCCCGAACACTACGTGCAATGGATTAATTGACGTTCTTTACCCACCACGAGATATGTTGTTTTCAGATTCCAACCCTGGGGCCTTGTTGTTATCCttcaatagaaaaaatgtCGATTTCGCACATGACGAAAG GTATCGACGACATGCCTTACCTTAA
- the LOC114126346 gene encoding uncharacterized protein LOC114126346 produces the protein MEYLKLGHMEQGGQYYDDHAKGYYIPHYAVFKSNSITTKTRVVFDASATESSGKSLNDILMKRPVVQPTLYSTLLRFRIHQIALTADIEKMYRQILVHSDDCQLQKIVYRSKPTDELQELILKTVTYGTKTAPYLATRCLLSSTVGENV, from the coding sequence ATggagtatttaaaattgggTCACATGGAACAAGGTGGACAGTATTACGATGATCACGCTAAAGGATACTACATACCTCATTATGCAGTATTCAAAAGCAATAGTATTACTACAAAGACAAGAGTGGTGTTTGATGCGTCTGCGACAGAGTCCTCGGGAAAGTCTTTAAATGACATACTTATGAAAAGACCTGTTGTTCAACCAACGTTATACTCTACCTTATTACGTTTTCGAATCCATCAAATAGCACTGACAGCggatatagaaaaaatgtacaggCAAATACTAGTTCATAGCGACGACTGTCAATTGCAAAAAATTGTCTATCGTTCAAAACCAACTGATGAACTCCAAGAGTTAATTCTAAAAACAGTGACCTACGGAACAAAAACCGCTCCGTACTTAGCTACAAGGTGTCTACTGTCTAGTACAGTTGGGGAAAACGTGTAA
- the LOC114126363 gene encoding 52 kDa repressor of the inhibitor of the protein kinase-like, with amino-acid sequence MSGKFNGVATLIKNKYPTALYIHCSSHNLNLSISYSCNLPQIRNTMGTIESIYLFFNTPKRQKFFTEQLEMFKKEESMKDDGCHSNKEKLKRLCPTRWVDRHSSVETIYDFLPVIVNSLEEMITWPDKDVATKANQILLTLGTSEFNISLSVIIKLFQYTKPLSVYLQKKNIDLVEAINHINTILNELMNIRENAEIVFSDLFKNLIKRSNEMDIEIKIPRLAKRQKHRNNFSSENPEDYFRVSIFIPFIDSIIQQLNDRFNNHKEIISGFQVLINSCAKSDLHHLVKYYQEDVESYEKVVSEVDLWHRYLNTKNIKPQNALDALLICNQDFYPNIYNLLHILAVLPVTSCESERSFSSLKRIKTYLRNSTSETRLNGLAVLNIHREVPVTEDEVIEVLASIKRRLDFSL; translated from the coding sequence ATGAGTGGCAAATTTAATGGAGTTgctacattaattaaaaacaaatatcccACTGCGCTGTATATTCATTGTAGTTCTCATAACCTTAATCTCTCAATATCATATTCTTGTAATTTACCACAAATCAGAAATACTATGGGTACCAttgaaagtatttatttattttttaatacacctAAAAGACAAAAGTTTTTTACTGAACAAttagaaatgtttaaaaaagaagaaaGTATGAAAGATGATGGTTGTCAttcaaataaagaaaaactaaaacGTCTTTGTCCAACCCGCTGGGTAGATCGTCATAGTTCTGTTGaaacaatttatgattttctaCCTGTCATTGTGAATAGTTTAGAAGAAATGATTACATGGCCGGATAAGGATGTAGCAACAAAAGCTAACCAAATACTTTTAACATTAGGAACTTCAGAATTCAACATTAGTCTAtctgtaattattaaactatttcagTATACTAAACCTCTTAGTGTTTACttacaaaagaaaaacattgaCTTGGTTGAAGCTATTAATCACATCAacactattttaaatgaattaatgaatattcgTGAAAATGCTGAAATAGTCTTTAgtgatttgtttaaaaatcttattaaaagATCAAATGAAAtggatattgaaataaaaataccaagaCTTGCTAAAAGACAAaaacatagaaataatttttcttcagAAAATCCTGAAGATTATTTTAgagtatctatttttattccatttattgattctataatacaacaattgaATGATCGTTTCAACaatcataaagaaataatatctggttttcaagtattaataaattcatgtgCTAAAAGTGATCTTCATcatcttgtaaaatattatcaagaaGATGTTGAAAGTTATGAAAAAGTTGTATCTGAGGTTGATTTATGGCacagatatttaaatacaaaaaatattaaacctcAGAATGCATTAGATGCGTTACTTATATGTAATCAGGACTTCtatccaaatatttataatttattgcacaTCCTTGCTGTACTCCCAGTTACATCTTGTGAGTCAGAAAGGTCATTTTCCTCACTGAAGCGAATCAAAACATATTTGAGGAACTCGACTTCTGAAACCAGGTTAAATGGATTAGCGGTTCTTAATATACACCGAGAAGTTCCAGTTACAGAAGATGAAGTAATTGAAGTATTAGCTTCAATAAAGCGCCGCTTAGATTtctcattgtaa